The proteins below come from a single Gammaproteobacteria bacterium genomic window:
- a CDS encoding oligoribonuclease, with amino-acid sequence MGKKDSRLAWIDLEMTGLDPLRDQIIEIATVVTDGDLETVAEGPNIVIHQPRSVMYEMDDWNTRTHTASGLFAEVLASRISTEEAERTTLEFLNEHCLPKSSPMCGASICQDRRFLSRAMPDLAAFFHYRNLDVSSVKILAGHWSPEVLDGVEKDDRHRAKSDILASIAELRHYRKTMFRSG; translated from the coding sequence TTGGGCAAGAAAGATTCACGACTCGCATGGATCGACCTGGAAATGACCGGGCTGGACCCGTTGCGGGACCAGATCATCGAGATCGCGACCGTCGTAACCGACGGGGACCTTGAGACCGTGGCCGAGGGGCCGAACATCGTCATCCATCAGCCGCGTTCGGTGATGTACGAGATGGACGACTGGAACACCCGCACCCACACGGCTTCGGGTTTGTTCGCCGAGGTCCTGGCCAGCCGCATCAGCACCGAGGAAGCGGAACGCACGACGCTGGAATTCCTCAACGAGCATTGCCTGCCGAAGAGTTCACCGATGTGCGGCGCCAGCATCTGCCAGGACCGGCGGTTCCTGTCCCGCGCGATGCCCGATCTCGCGGCGTTCTTTCACTATCGCAACCTGGACGTGAGCAGTGTCAAGATTCTCGCGGGACACTGGAGTCCCGAGGTGCTCGACGGGGTCGAGAAGGACGACCGGCACCGCGCGAAGAGCGACATCCTCGCTTCGATCGCCGAACTCAGGCATTACCGGAAAACGATGTTCCGTTCAGGCTGA
- the rsgA gene encoding ribosome small subunit-dependent GTPase A — protein MPKPAAVLQKSGNRALITACYGRRGRMEAETGEELPYLAASRRHNPVCGDEVRFELRADDSPALLRDILPRRNELSRTGARERTEVVAANFSLLAIIAAPEPAPDYELVDRLLCAAAGSGAEGLIVWNKTDLGRGKPVRLREYEAAGFDIVAVSALTGARIRRLRRRLKAHTSVLAGQSGGGKSTLVNALLGREAAAAGELSERARRGRHTTASAAMYSLPGGGRVMDLPGVRSLMPVLTDYGELQAGFPEFSAPAQECRFANCRHRNEPGCSVLEAVAAGRLPAGRHAGYLALLREFEELAASV, from the coding sequence ATGCCGAAACCGGCAGCCGTTTTGCAAAAATCCGGGAACCGGGCGCTGATTACCGCCTGTTACGGCCGCCGCGGCCGCATGGAGGCCGAAACCGGGGAAGAGTTACCCTATCTTGCGGCAAGCCGCCGCCACAATCCGGTTTGCGGTGACGAGGTTCGGTTCGAACTCCGCGCCGACGACTCTCCGGCCCTGCTGCGAGACATCCTCCCGCGCCGCAACGAGCTTTCGCGAACCGGGGCCAGGGAACGCACCGAGGTCGTGGCCGCCAACTTTTCGCTGCTGGCGATCATTGCGGCGCCGGAGCCCGCGCCCGACTACGAACTCGTCGACCGGCTGCTGTGCGCGGCGGCCGGATCGGGCGCCGAAGGCTTGATCGTCTGGAACAAGACCGACCTGGGACGCGGGAAGCCTGTGCGGCTGCGCGAATATGAAGCCGCGGGTTTCGACATCGTTGCGGTGAGCGCGCTGACGGGCGCGCGGATCAGGCGGCTCAGGCGCCGCCTCAAGGCGCACACGAGCGTGCTGGCGGGACAGTCCGGCGGAGGCAAATCGACGCTGGTGAACGCCCTGCTGGGCCGCGAAGCCGCCGCAGCCGGCGAGCTTTCGGAAAGGGCGCGGCGCGGACGCCACACGACGGCGTCAGCCGCCATGTACTCCCTGCCCGGCGGCGGGCGCGTGATGGATCTTCCGGGCGTACGCTCCCTGATGCCTGTCCTGACCGATTACGGCGAGCTGCAGGCCGGCTTCCCGGAGTTTTCCGCCCCGGCCCAGGAATGCCGCTTCGCCAACTGCCGGCACCGTAACGAGCCGGGCTGTTCGGTGCTGGAAGCGGTTGCCGCCGGACGGCTGCCGGCCGGACGGCACGCGGGTTATCTCGCGCTGCTGCGCGAGTTCGAGGAACTCGCCGCTTCCGTTTAG
- the recR gene encoding recombination protein RecR, whose amino-acid sequence MTANVFPPRLAELLEALKFLPGVGPRSAERMVLHMFARQPEGARRLARSLAEALTSVRPCSRCGMLADGDLCLICQSTGRDPSQLCVVESPSDLAAVESSGAYRGLFFVLSGRLSPLDGIGPEELGLEKLEKRLDEGVIRELILATSATVEGEATAAYLGRMAHRREIKATRIAQGVPLGGELSYVDSGTLSSALAQRRQVD is encoded by the coding sequence GTGACGGCCAATGTCTTTCCGCCGCGCCTGGCGGAATTGCTGGAAGCATTGAAGTTCCTGCCCGGGGTAGGGCCGCGGTCGGCGGAGCGCATGGTCCTGCACATGTTCGCCCGCCAGCCCGAGGGAGCCCGGAGGCTGGCGCGCAGTCTGGCGGAAGCGCTGACCTCGGTCCGTCCCTGTTCGCGCTGCGGCATGCTCGCGGACGGCGACCTGTGCCTGATCTGCCAGTCAACGGGCCGCGACCCCAGCCAGTTGTGCGTGGTGGAATCGCCTTCGGACCTGGCTGCGGTCGAGTCTTCGGGCGCCTATCGAGGCCTGTTTTTCGTGCTGTCGGGCCGGCTCTCGCCGCTGGACGGCATCGGGCCGGAAGAACTGGGCCTCGAAAAGCTGGAGAAACGGCTGGACGAAGGCGTCATCAGGGAATTGATCCTCGCCACCAGCGCCACGGTGGAGGGCGAGGCCACCGCAGCCTATCTGGGCCGCATGGCGCACCGCAGGGAAATCAAGGCCACCCGCATCGCGCAGGGAGTGCCTCTGGGGGGCGAATTGAGCTACGTGGATTCGGGCACGCTGTCGTCGGCGCTGGCGCAGCGGCGTCAGGTGGACTAG
- the dnaX gene encoding DNA polymerase III subunit gamma/tau, whose protein sequence is MSYLVLARKWRPRKFSEVKGQPHAVRALTNAISAERVHHAWLFAGTRGVGKTTLARILAAALNCRKGAAPEPCGECESCTSIEDGSFVDLMEVDAASRTKVEQTRELLENVQYAPASGSYKIYLIDEAHMLSASSFNALLKTLEEPPPHVKFLLATTEPRRLPVTVLSRCLQINLRSIDSETIGDQLTAICKGEEVEAEPGALARLARAANGSMRDALSLLDQAIAYGADAVRETDVADMLGGADQPSILHLLNALAGGDGEALLNGARELRERLADPANILAEMAAALQRLALLQTVGEGVLDEDDDAGMLAPLADALPADQVQLFYEIAIQGRSKLALAPDAGLGLEMTLLRMLAFRPVSPARATRASAPARPAPAPEPPAAPVSPATPVAPATPVAPAPEPLGETAPAAAPAPAPEPPARPAPEAPEEDGMREEASAPASDQPLSPGRWPETVAGLGLEGLSGDIAAHSELVDAGDGCLRLRLDGAHENLLTDDVRLELESALLAALPAFQKVEIEIAGAGKGDTLAARNRAAERRRQQRAEEEFNADPFVQASLEIFDATIEVGSIRPVDQADGPDPGAGHPRSQVEP, encoded by the coding sequence ATGAGCTACCTGGTCCTGGCGCGCAAGTGGCGGCCGCGCAAGTTTTCGGAGGTCAAGGGCCAGCCCCATGCGGTGCGCGCGCTGACCAACGCCATCAGCGCCGAGCGGGTGCATCACGCCTGGCTGTTTGCCGGAACCCGGGGCGTGGGCAAGACGACACTGGCGCGGATTCTCGCCGCGGCCCTGAACTGCCGGAAGGGTGCGGCGCCGGAACCCTGCGGCGAGTGCGAGAGTTGCACGAGCATCGAGGACGGCAGTTTCGTCGACCTGATGGAAGTGGACGCGGCCTCGCGCACCAAGGTCGAGCAGACCCGCGAGTTGCTGGAAAATGTCCAGTACGCCCCGGCTTCCGGCAGCTACAAGATCTACCTGATCGACGAGGCGCACATGCTGAGCGCTTCATCGTTCAATGCGCTCTTGAAGACGCTGGAGGAGCCGCCGCCGCACGTCAAGTTCCTGCTCGCGACCACAGAGCCGCGGCGGCTGCCGGTGACGGTGCTGTCGCGCTGCCTGCAGATCAACCTGCGCTCCATTGACAGCGAGACGATCGGCGATCAGCTCACCGCCATATGCAAGGGCGAGGAAGTGGAAGCCGAGCCGGGGGCGCTTGCCCGGCTGGCCCGGGCCGCCAACGGCAGCATGCGCGACGCATTGAGCCTTCTGGACCAGGCGATCGCCTACGGTGCCGACGCGGTGCGCGAGACCGACGTGGCCGACATGCTGGGCGGCGCCGACCAGCCCAGCATCCTGCACCTGCTCAACGCGCTTGCCGGCGGCGACGGAGAGGCCCTGCTGAACGGAGCCAGGGAGTTGCGCGAGCGCCTGGCCGATCCTGCCAATATCCTGGCGGAAATGGCGGCGGCTTTGCAGCGGCTGGCGCTGTTGCAGACCGTTGGAGAAGGCGTGCTGGACGAGGATGACGACGCCGGGATGCTTGCGCCGCTGGCGGACGCGCTCCCCGCCGACCAGGTTCAGTTGTTCTACGAGATTGCGATACAGGGGCGAAGCAAGCTGGCGCTCGCGCCGGATGCGGGCCTTGGGCTGGAGATGACGCTGCTGCGGATGCTGGCGTTTCGGCCGGTATCGCCGGCGAGAGCGACGCGGGCGAGCGCGCCCGCCAGGCCCGCACCCGCGCCCGAACCGCCTGCCGCGCCTGTTTCGCCCGCTACGCCTGTCGCGCCCGCTACGCCTGTCGCGCCCGCGCCCGAACCGCTTGGCGAAACGGCCCCGGCAGCGGCTCCCGCACCCGCGCCCGAACCGCCTGCGCGGCCAGCGCCGGAAGCACCCGAAGAGGACGGGATGCGCGAAGAGGCCAGCGCACCAGCCAGTGATCAGCCCTTGAGTCCGGGCAGATGGCCGGAGACGGTGGCCGGGCTGGGTCTGGAGGGACTTTCCGGAGACATTGCGGCGCACAGCGAGCTGGTGGACGCCGGCGACGGATGCCTGCGGCTTCGCCTGGACGGCGCGCACGAGAACCTGCTGACGGACGATGTCCGGCTGGAACTGGAATCTGCGCTGCTTGCCGCGCTGCCGGCATTTCAGAAGGTGGAAATTGAAATTGCCGGCGCCGGTAAAGGGGATACTCTGGCCGCCCGAAACCGGGCGGCAGAGCGCCGGCGCCAGCAGCGAGCCGAGGAAGAGTTCAATGCCGATCCCTTCGTTCAGGCGTCGCTCGAGATATTCGATGCGACGATAGAGGTTGGATCCATTCGCCCGGTGGATCAGGCCGATGGGCCTGATCCAGGTGCGGGACACCCTCGCTCCCAGGTCGAGCCGTGA
- a CDS encoding amidohydrolase family protein, with amino-acid sequence MIERKISPSRELRKRLDHPVIDTDGHMLELSPVIFDYFKQVGGPEMTEEAFTDLRLRDGLKWYEMDRTDHRRHNLIRPAHWAAPAENTLDLATAMLPKLMHERLPEMGIDYAVVYPTIGFALPDIKDADARRAACRAHNLMMADMYRGFEDRLTPAAVIPCQTPGEAIEELDYAIGELNFKVPMFINLVRRPIDAVEEQAPEMSRYAFWIDTLAYDSIYDYDPLWQRCMELKVPVTAHAVGQGMHMRRSISNYMYNQIGHFADAGHAFAKSLFFGGVTHRFPDLNFAFLECGVAWGASLICDLKERWEKRGATGIQQLNPEKIDRELLGSLFEQYGGEVLSGRAQQGAFLRKVSEHDGEDDFAAAHVNSVEDLLQRLVPNFYYGCEADDRMNAIAFDTRLIPGGSKLNAMFSSDFGHWDVTDMAGILSEAHELVEDGLMSDDDFADFVFRHAARLFTGMNPEFFVGTAVEKDVARMLANERRNSTGVP; translated from the coding sequence GTGATCGAACGAAAAATTTCGCCATCCCGCGAGCTGCGCAAGCGCCTGGACCACCCCGTCATCGACACGGACGGGCACATGCTGGAGCTGTCGCCCGTGATCTTCGACTACTTCAAGCAGGTGGGCGGGCCGGAGATGACCGAGGAGGCCTTCACGGACCTGCGCCTGCGTGACGGGCTGAAGTGGTACGAAATGGACCGCACGGACCACCGGCGCCACAACCTCATACGGCCGGCCCACTGGGCGGCGCCGGCCGAGAACACGCTCGACCTGGCGACCGCCATGCTGCCGAAGCTGATGCACGAGCGGCTTCCCGAGATGGGTATTGACTATGCGGTCGTCTATCCAACCATCGGCTTCGCGCTGCCCGACATCAAGGACGCCGACGCCCGCCGGGCGGCCTGCCGGGCCCACAACCTGATGATGGCGGACATGTACCGGGGTTTCGAGGACCGCCTGACGCCGGCGGCGGTCATCCCCTGCCAGACGCCCGGGGAGGCCATCGAGGAGCTCGACTACGCCATCGGCGAACTGAATTTCAAGGTGCCGATGTTCATCAACCTCGTGCGCCGCCCGATCGACGCGGTCGAAGAGCAGGCCCCGGAAATGTCCCGCTACGCCTTCTGGATCGACACGCTGGCCTACGACAGCATCTACGATTACGACCCGCTATGGCAGCGCTGCATGGAGCTCAAAGTCCCGGTGACCGCGCATGCGGTCGGACAGGGGATGCACATGCGCCGCTCCATCAGCAATTACATGTACAACCAGATCGGGCACTTTGCCGACGCCGGTCACGCCTTCGCCAAGTCGCTGTTCTTCGGCGGCGTGACGCACCGCTTCCCGGATCTCAATTTCGCGTTCCTGGAATGCGGCGTGGCTTGGGGCGCCAGCCTCATCTGCGATCTCAAGGAGCGCTGGGAAAAACGCGGCGCCACGGGAATCCAGCAATTGAACCCGGAGAAGATCGACCGCGAACTCCTCGGATCGCTGTTCGAGCAGTACGGCGGCGAGGTCCTGTCCGGGCGCGCGCAGCAGGGCGCTTTCCTGAGAAAGGTATCGGAGCACGACGGCGAAGACGATTTCGCGGCCGCCCACGTCAACAGCGTCGAAGACCTGCTCCAACGGCTGGTGCCGAACTTCTACTACGGCTGCGAGGCGGACGACCGGATGAACGCAATCGCGTTCGACACCCGGCTCATTCCGGGCGGAAGCAAACTCAACGCGATGTTCTCGTCGGACTTCGGCCACTGGGACGTCACCGACATGGCCGGGATACTGAGCGAAGCGCACGAACTCGTCGAAGACGGCCTGATGAGCGACGACGATTTCGCCGACTTCGTGTTCCGCCATGCCGCGCGGCTGTTCACGGGCATGAACCCGGAGTTTTTCGTCGGTACGGCCGTGGAGAAAGACGTCGCCAGGATGTTGGCGAACGAAAGGCGAAATTCAACCGGAGTTCCCTGA
- a CDS encoding formylglycine-generating enzyme family protein → MTRVYVLCAVLAMAMSGADAAAAQEPEAAFSDAMRDGDRGPEMVVIPAGSFEMGCVSGEECYDDELPVHTVTISRPFAVSRYEITFEDYDRFGGANQVDDEGWGRGRQPVVNVSWHDAKEYVAWLSSQTGQTYRLLTEAEWEYVARAGSTTQFTWGSQIGQENASCGGCATEWDFYQPAPVGSFAPNAFGLHDVHGNVWEWVEDCWNQNYEDAPSDGSAWLSGDCSQRILRGGSYDDFHYDLRSAVRFANAPDDHTRSLGFRVARMLDSFASGPDAMPTTWEEFLSGNEWMENAQPVSWEDWEPVMQQMPPLEPDCTGVVLVGSFREGGEDVYLPREYFEQPPGKRVRDPNWTMHQASGNSG, encoded by the coding sequence ATGACCAGGGTTTATGTATTGTGCGCCGTCCTGGCTATGGCAATGAGTGGTGCGGATGCTGCAGCAGCTCAGGAGCCGGAAGCGGCATTCTCGGATGCAATGAGGGACGGTGATCGGGGTCCCGAAATGGTGGTCATTCCCGCGGGCAGTTTCGAGATGGGCTGCGTATCGGGAGAGGAGTGCTACGACGATGAGCTGCCGGTGCACACGGTGACGATTTCGCGGCCGTTCGCCGTATCCAGATACGAGATCACATTTGAGGACTACGACCGCTTCGGCGGCGCGAACCAGGTGGACGACGAGGGCTGGGGGCGCGGGCGGCAGCCAGTCGTGAACGTGTCATGGCATGACGCGAAGGAATATGTCGCCTGGTTGTCTTCGCAGACCGGTCAGACCTACCGGCTGTTGACGGAGGCCGAATGGGAGTATGTGGCTCGGGCCGGGTCGACCACGCAATTCACATGGGGAAGCCAAATCGGCCAGGAAAACGCCAGCTGCGGCGGCTGTGCGACCGAGTGGGACTTCTATCAGCCCGCCCCCGTGGGATCGTTCGCGCCCAATGCGTTTGGCTTGCATGACGTGCACGGCAATGTCTGGGAGTGGGTCGAGGACTGCTGGAACCAGAACTATGAAGACGCCCCTTCGGACGGCAGTGCCTGGCTGAGCGGCGACTGCTCCCAGCGCATCCTGCGCGGCGGCTCGTACGACGACTTTCACTATGACCTGAGATCCGCAGTGCGCTTCGCGAACGCACCCGACGATCACACCAGAAGTCTTGGGTTTCGGGTTGCCCGAATGCTTGATTCCTTTGCTTCGGGGCCCGACGCGATGCCCACTACGTGGGAGGAATTTCTCTCAGGCAACGAGTGGATGGAGAACGCACAACCGGTCTCGTGGGAAGACTGGGAGCCGGTGATGCAGCAGATGCCGCCGTTGGAGCCAGATTGCACGGGCGTCGTTCTTGTTGGCAGTTTCCGGGAAGGCGGAGAGGATGTGTATCTTCCGCGGGAGTATTTTGAACAGCCGCCCGGCAAACGCGTTCGCGACCCGAACTGGACAATGCACCAGGCTTCAGGGAACTCCGGTTGA